The Streptomyces sp. NL15-2K genome contains a region encoding:
- a CDS encoding peptidase M23 yields the protein MKKLIQRSVTALAVATLAAGALATTATAAPAAPNDGDPTLTDVYIWATDVQLREQPTTDSNVLAVRSQYWLDAVCQKQGQPVDDPGVGKNSWWTAVQEFSGSDIAWVNNLYLQGGEKIEGVPDC from the coding sequence ATGAAGAAGCTGATCCAGCGCTCCGTGACCGCCCTGGCCGTGGCCACGCTCGCCGCGGGTGCCCTCGCCACCACGGCGACGGCCGCCCCGGCCGCACCGAACGACGGCGACCCGACCCTCACCGACGTCTACATCTGGGCGACCGACGTCCAGCTGCGTGAGCAGCCGACCACCGACTCCAACGTGCTCGCGGTCCGCTCGCAGTACTGGCTGGACGCCGTGTGCCAGAAGCAGGGCCAGCCCGTCGACGATCCCGGCGTCGGGAAGAACAGCTGGTGGACCGCGGTCCAGGAGTTCTCCGGCAGCGACATCGCCTGGGTCAACAACCTCTACCTCCAGGGCGGGGAGAAGATCGAGGGCGTCCCGGACTGCTGA
- a CDS encoding phenylalanine--tRNA ligase beta subunit-related protein, with the protein MSIAFRHADAVRSDHPQLVAGALYATGIGPTADVGPRVAAYTARAAARLSGASESEFPEVLAWRRAFSRMGLKPTQYRCASESLLRRLRKEGELPRIHPVVDLCNALSVAYAVPVAALDADRIAGPLLEVRHARGDELYTTFGGGTEHPAPGEVTFVDSAGRAHARRWTNRQSGHSAVGEHTSRILVVTEALHDGGAEAVPELLKTLAEELTTLCPAATQAAVLTSSQPEFTFDGQAFPPAPETRTP; encoded by the coding sequence TTGAGCATCGCGTTCCGGCATGCGGACGCCGTCCGTTCCGACCACCCTCAGCTCGTCGCCGGCGCGCTGTACGCCACCGGCATCGGTCCCACCGCCGACGTCGGCCCGCGCGTCGCCGCGTACACCGCCCGCGCCGCGGCCCGGCTCTCCGGTGCTTCCGAGAGCGAGTTCCCCGAGGTGCTGGCCTGGCGGCGGGCCTTCTCCCGGATGGGGCTCAAGCCGACGCAGTACCGGTGCGCCTCGGAGTCGCTGCTACGACGGCTGAGGAAGGAGGGGGAACTCCCGCGCATCCACCCGGTGGTCGACCTGTGCAACGCGCTCTCGGTCGCGTACGCGGTCCCGGTGGCCGCCCTCGACGCCGACCGCATCGCCGGCCCTCTGCTCGAGGTCCGCCACGCCCGCGGTGACGAGCTGTACACCACCTTCGGCGGCGGCACCGAGCACCCCGCACCCGGAGAGGTCACCTTCGTCGACTCCGCCGGCCGGGCTCATGCCCGCCGCTGGACCAACCGGCAGAGCGGCCACTCCGCGGTCGGCGAGCACACCAGCCGCATCCTCGTGGTGACCGAGGCCCTGCACGACGGCGGCGCGGAGGCCGTACCGGAGCTGCTCAAGACCCTCGCAGAGGAACTGACCACGCTCTGCCCGGCCGCCACCCAGGCAGCCGTCCTCACCTCGTCCCAACCGGAGTTCACCTTCGACGGCCAGGCCTTTCCCCCTGCGCCCGAAACGCGAACGCCGTAA
- a CDS encoding PLP-dependent aminotransferase family protein: protein MGLVNDGEGAVGGSASAAAPRAAADGLSPYGSDFLQLDAGEAPGSGKADWLARRLRQAIADGRLAVGSRLPPTRVLAAELRLSRGVVTEAYRRLTEDGHVEGRRRGGTVVVAAPSAPPAAPSRNPALAARADSGKLFLGEPGADVFDALRATRARVDFTPGQPDLAAFPRAAWLRAERAVLTELSAENLGYGDPRGTPQLRRAVAGWLARSRGIRVDPDDVLIVAGTAQALTLLHPVLRADGIDGIAVEDPGSLGTRQHLLNGALATPPVPVDDDGVRVDALRATGARVVLLTPAHQFPTGVVMSGERRRELLRWAEDGGLILEDDYDAEHRYDRPPVPALRGLLADQVCYMGSVSKLLAPALRTGWLVPPPRYREALTDAKRFTDLGNAVLPQLVLARLMESGDLERHLRLLRGRHRRRRDAMIDAIAEHLPGAVVHGAAAGLHLTVTYTPEVPDTELAAAALARGVKCQPLSWHRQIPGRPGLVLGYAAGPPGVIAEGVAALGEALRELA from the coding sequence ATGGGCCTGGTGAACGACGGGGAAGGCGCGGTGGGCGGATCCGCATCGGCCGCCGCACCCAGGGCAGCGGCCGACGGGCTCTCGCCCTACGGCTCCGACTTCCTGCAACTCGACGCCGGTGAGGCGCCCGGGTCCGGCAAGGCGGACTGGCTGGCCCGACGGCTGCGCCAGGCCATCGCCGACGGCCGGCTGGCGGTGGGCAGCAGACTGCCGCCCACCCGTGTGCTCGCCGCCGAACTGCGCCTCTCCCGCGGCGTGGTCACCGAGGCCTACCGGCGGCTGACCGAGGACGGCCACGTCGAGGGACGGCGGCGCGGCGGGACGGTGGTGGTCGCGGCCCCCTCCGCGCCACCGGCGGCACCCTCCCGGAACCCGGCCCTCGCCGCCCGCGCCGACTCCGGCAAGCTGTTCCTCGGCGAACCCGGCGCCGATGTCTTCGACGCCCTCCGTGCCACGCGGGCCCGCGTCGACTTCACCCCCGGCCAGCCCGATCTTGCCGCCTTCCCCCGCGCGGCCTGGCTGCGCGCGGAACGGGCCGTACTCACCGAGCTGTCCGCGGAGAACCTCGGCTACGGCGACCCTCGCGGCACCCCGCAGCTGCGTCGCGCCGTCGCCGGATGGCTGGCCCGCAGCCGCGGCATCCGGGTGGACCCGGACGACGTACTGATCGTCGCCGGCACCGCGCAGGCGCTCACCCTGCTGCACCCGGTGTTGCGCGCCGACGGCATCGACGGCATCGCGGTGGAGGACCCGGGCTCGCTCGGCACCCGCCAGCACTTGCTGAACGGAGCTCTCGCCACCCCACCGGTACCGGTCGACGACGACGGTGTACGCGTGGACGCACTGCGCGCCACCGGCGCCCGCGTTGTGCTGCTCACGCCCGCCCACCAGTTCCCCACCGGCGTGGTGATGAGTGGCGAGCGCCGCCGCGAGCTGCTGCGCTGGGCCGAGGACGGCGGGCTGATCCTCGAGGACGACTACGACGCGGAACACCGCTACGACCGGCCGCCCGTCCCCGCGCTGCGCGGGCTGCTCGCCGACCAGGTGTGCTACATGGGCAGCGTGTCCAAGCTGCTGGCGCCCGCGCTGCGGACCGGCTGGCTGGTACCGCCGCCCCGCTACCGCGAAGCGCTGACCGACGCCAAACGCTTCACCGACCTGGGCAACGCCGTGCTGCCGCAGCTGGTGCTCGCCCGGCTGATGGAATCCGGCGACCTGGAGCGGCACCTGCGCCTCCTGCGCGGCCGCCACCGGCGGCGCCGCGACGCGATGATCGACGCCATCGCCGAACACCTGCCGGGCGCGGTGGTCCACGGCGCGGCGGCCGGCCTGCACCTGACCGTCACGTACACGCCGGAGGTGCCCGACACCGAACTGGCCGCCGCCGCGCTCGCCCGAGGCGTGAAGTGCCAGCCACTGTCCTGGCACCGACAGATCCCCGGCCGCCCCGGCCTCGTCCTCGGCTACGCGGCCGGCCCCCCGGGCGTCATCGCCGAAGGCGTGGCCGCACTGGGCGAGGCGCTGCGCGAGCTGGCCTGA
- a CDS encoding DUF2071 domain-containing protein → MQHTDAVTPTPKPHFPLPPEPITADAPEAIRRPLLTQSWLDLAFLHWAADPADVAGVLPPGTVPDTLNGVTYVGLVAFRMHRVGWLRLPGVPYLGSFPETNVRLYSVDEHGRRGVVFRSLDASRLLPVAVGRLGFRMPYLWSRMAVRTHGDTVTYTSSRRWPGPRGAHSRITVRVGEQVERPTELEHFLTARWGMHGAFFGRPMYLPNAHPRWSLRRADLVECDEDLVVAAGLPEPVGEPVSVLYSPGVPARFGRPARPAGIPTP, encoded by the coding sequence ATGCAGCACACTGACGCCGTGACGCCGACACCGAAGCCGCACTTCCCCCTACCCCCAGAGCCCATCACGGCCGACGCACCGGAAGCGATACGGCGCCCTCTCCTCACCCAGTCCTGGCTCGACCTGGCGTTCCTTCACTGGGCCGCGGATCCGGCGGACGTGGCCGGCGTGCTGCCGCCGGGGACGGTCCCCGACACCCTGAACGGTGTCACCTACGTCGGTCTGGTCGCGTTCCGGATGCACCGCGTCGGCTGGCTCCGCCTCCCCGGAGTCCCCTACCTCGGCAGCTTCCCCGAGACCAACGTCCGCCTCTACTCGGTGGACGAACACGGTCGGCGCGGCGTCGTCTTCCGCTCACTCGATGCCTCCCGCCTGCTGCCCGTGGCCGTGGGGCGGCTCGGCTTCCGGATGCCGTACCTGTGGTCCCGTATGGCCGTCCGCACCCACGGCGACACCGTCACCTACACCAGCTCGCGGCGGTGGCCGGGCCCGCGCGGCGCTCACAGCCGTATCACCGTTCGGGTGGGCGAACAGGTCGAGCGGCCGACCGAGTTGGAGCACTTCCTGACCGCCCGCTGGGGCATGCACGGCGCTTTCTTCGGCCGGCCGATGTACCTGCCCAACGCGCACCCCCGCTGGTCGTTGCGCCGAGCCGACCTGGTCGAGTGCGATGAGGATCTGGTGGTCGCGGCAGGCCTGCCCGAACCGGTGGGGGAGCCGGTGAGTGTCCTCTACTCACCCGGAGTCCCGGCCCGCTTCGGCCGCCCGGCCCGCCCGGCCGGCATCCCGACGCCCTGA
- a CDS encoding ABC-F family ATP-binding cassette domain-containing protein, giving the protein MTALTLPARDRAQLTCADIHVDRGGRTVLRQVDMKVSPGSRWGIVGENGRGKSTLLHVLAGTLVPDQGTVHRVGTLALAEQEMPAEDERTVGDIVDEHLADARAALEQLDAAAVALAEERPGAEQDYADALEAAQALDAWDADRRVDVALAGLGAVSDRARPLATLSVGQRYRIRLACLLGAECDFLLLDEPTNHLDLAGLQYLTARLRAHPGGVVVVSHDRALLSDVATAILDLDPTRDGCPRVYGGGYTGYREGREAERIRWEEEYEQQQTEHTRLKQALSEAQNRLSTGWRPPKGTGKHQRATHAGALVRSVHRRQDDLESHKVTAPVPPQRFTLPELPARPGVALLRAQDVTVHGRLHQPTTVTMKSGGRLAVTGPNGAGKSTLLSVLAGKLAPTTGRTHRPRKVRLHLLGQESPQGTRRRAHDLYHAHTARLVTAGVLHEREVVGLSALGLLTSRDANKPVAELSMGQQRRLDLALALAGRPHILLLDEPTNHLSIALVDELTDALHTTDAAIVLATHDRQMRRDIRTWPHLELALPMPQQAARTR; this is encoded by the coding sequence GTGACTGCCCTTACCCTGCCCGCTCGCGATCGGGCCCAGCTGACCTGCGCCGACATCCACGTCGACCGCGGTGGTCGCACCGTCCTGCGCCAGGTCGACATGAAGGTCTCCCCGGGATCCCGCTGGGGCATCGTCGGCGAGAACGGCCGCGGCAAGTCGACCCTGCTGCACGTCCTGGCCGGCACCCTGGTCCCGGATCAGGGGACCGTCCACCGCGTGGGCACCCTCGCCCTGGCCGAACAGGAGATGCCGGCCGAGGACGAGCGTACGGTCGGTGACATCGTCGACGAGCACCTCGCCGACGCCCGCGCCGCCCTCGAGCAGCTGGACGCCGCTGCGGTGGCGCTCGCCGAAGAGCGGCCGGGCGCCGAACAGGACTACGCGGACGCCCTGGAGGCGGCGCAGGCGCTGGACGCCTGGGACGCCGACCGCCGGGTAGACGTCGCCCTCGCGGGACTCGGCGCGGTCAGTGACCGTGCCCGCCCCCTCGCCACGCTCTCGGTCGGCCAGCGCTACCGGATCCGCCTGGCCTGCCTGCTGGGAGCCGAATGCGACTTCCTGCTGCTCGACGAGCCGACCAACCACCTCGACCTGGCCGGGCTGCAATACCTCACCGCCCGGCTGCGCGCCCACCCCGGCGGCGTCGTCGTGGTCAGCCACGACCGGGCGCTGCTGTCGGACGTGGCCACCGCGATCCTCGACCTCGACCCCACCCGCGACGGCTGCCCGCGCGTCTACGGCGGCGGATACACCGGCTACCGAGAAGGCCGCGAGGCCGAGCGGATCCGGTGGGAGGAGGAGTACGAGCAGCAGCAGACCGAACACACCCGCCTCAAGCAGGCCCTGTCCGAAGCGCAGAACCGCCTGAGCACCGGATGGCGCCCGCCCAAGGGCACCGGCAAGCACCAACGCGCCACCCACGCCGGCGCCCTGGTCCGCTCCGTCCACCGGCGCCAGGACGACCTCGAAAGCCACAAGGTCACCGCGCCGGTCCCGCCTCAGCGGTTCACCCTGCCGGAGCTGCCCGCCCGGCCCGGCGTCGCACTGCTGCGCGCGCAAGACGTCACCGTCCACGGCCGACTCCACCAGCCGACCACCGTGACGATGAAATCCGGCGGCCGGCTGGCCGTCACCGGCCCGAACGGGGCGGGCAAATCCACGCTCCTGTCCGTCCTGGCCGGGAAACTCGCCCCCACCACGGGCCGGACGCACCGCCCGCGGAAGGTGCGGCTGCACCTCCTCGGACAGGAGTCGCCGCAGGGGACACGCCGACGGGCCCACGACCTCTACCACGCGCACACCGCGCGGTTGGTGACCGCGGGTGTCCTCCACGAACGCGAGGTCGTGGGACTGTCCGCCCTGGGTCTGCTCACCTCCCGCGACGCCAACAAACCGGTGGCCGAACTGTCCATGGGCCAGCAGCGTCGCCTCGACCTCGCCCTGGCGCTCGCCGGGCGCCCGCACATCCTGCTGCTGGACGAGCCCACCAACCACCTGTCCATAGCGCTGGTCGACGAACTCACCGACGCCCTCCACACCACCGACGCGGCGATCGTCCTGGCCACGCACGACCGTCAGATGCGACGCGACATCCGCACCTGGCCCCACCTCGAGCTGGCCCTGCCCATGCCACAGCAGGCCGCGCGTACTCGCTGA
- a CDS encoding VOC family protein, with protein MTARLGSLNEFCWMDLKTHHPPDTAAFFSAALGWRFAVDEEDWRRAVKIAVDGHRIGSVSDLASPVYPSGSPAHIAFYLSVDDVDSRVETATANGARLVVPPFDAGIRAVSRR; from the coding sequence ATGACGGCCCGTTTGGGTTCTTTGAACGAGTTCTGCTGGATGGACCTCAAAACCCACCATCCGCCCGATACCGCGGCCTTCTTCTCGGCAGCGTTGGGCTGGCGTTTCGCGGTGGATGAGGAGGACTGGCGCCGAGCCGTCAAAATAGCCGTCGACGGTCACCGGATCGGCAGCGTGAGCGACCTCGCCAGTCCGGTCTATCCCTCCGGATCTCCCGCCCACATCGCCTTCTACCTCTCGGTCGACGACGTCGACAGCCGCGTCGAGACAGCGACGGCCAACGGTGCGCGGCTTGTCGTCCCTCCCTTCGACGCGGGGATCAGGGCCGTATCGCGACGTTGA
- a CDS encoding sulfotransferase, translating into MARGVRGRLRRLAEPPVPPSAHRLVRNPVFVISSVRSGSTLLRVLLNSHPHIRAPHEMHLRTLSVDLTKPYTQKAMTQLDLDQRELEYLLWDRILHRELVRSGKQIIVDKTPGNASVWERLHEGWPDARYIFLLRHPASMVSSLINNRPDRELEATVREVRGYVDAVQAARNGLPGLTVRYEDLTERPEAVTQDICAYLDVPWTPKMLDYRKGDHGPFVPYIGDWSENIKSGKIQKSRPIPDPEDVPAALQDISRAWGYPC; encoded by the coding sequence ATGGCCCGCGGGGTGCGGGGACGGTTGCGCAGACTCGCCGAGCCGCCCGTGCCGCCGTCGGCGCACCGGCTCGTACGGAACCCGGTGTTCGTCATCTCCTCCGTGCGTTCCGGCTCCACGCTGCTGCGGGTCCTGCTGAACAGCCACCCGCACATCCGCGCCCCGCACGAGATGCACCTGCGTACCCTCTCCGTCGACCTCACCAAGCCGTACACCCAGAAGGCCATGACCCAACTGGACCTCGATCAGCGGGAGTTGGAATACCTGCTGTGGGACCGCATCCTCCACCGCGAACTGGTGCGCAGCGGCAAACAAATCATCGTGGACAAGACACCCGGCAACGCGAGCGTCTGGGAACGGCTGCACGAGGGCTGGCCCGACGCCCGCTACATCTTCCTGCTGCGGCACCCGGCGTCGATGGTGAGCTCGCTGATCAACAACCGCCCGGACCGCGAACTGGAGGCGACCGTGCGCGAGGTGCGCGGCTACGTCGACGCCGTGCAGGCGGCCCGGAACGGCCTGCCCGGCCTCACCGTCCGGTACGAGGACCTGACGGAACGCCCCGAGGCGGTCACGCAGGACATCTGCGCGTATCTCGACGTGCCGTGGACACCGAAAATGCTCGATTACCGAAAAGGCGATCACGGGCCGTTCGTGCCGTACATCGGTGACTGGAGCGAGAACATCAAGTCCGGGAAGATACAGAAATCCCGACCGATCCCGGATCCGGAGGACGTACCGGCAGCGCTGCAGGACATCAGCCGTGCCTGGGGATATCCCTGTTGA
- a CDS encoding DUF6233 domain-containing protein, with protein sequence MYVHVGDCWSTGKRSKVIERDKDLRALAEGVKPCPQCRPDTALGVLDQALRSRRPDVPFRRGLRRGRLVGRLLLGGLLLRQLLHFGVLAAGRPGFLHRLICRSTAARPAGCCSRRPSTSTTYNQYGQRSPYAPVVDQIAVTPLAQK encoded by the coding sequence GTGTATGTCCATGTCGGCGACTGCTGGAGCACAGGAAAACGCTCGAAGGTGATCGAGCGAGACAAGGACCTTCGCGCGCTCGCCGAAGGCGTCAAGCCCTGCCCGCAGTGCCGGCCCGACACGGCGCTCGGCGTCTTGGACCAGGCACTCCGCAGCCGACGCCCCGACGTCCCTTTTCGTCGCGGCCTTCGTCGCGGCCGCCTTGTTGGCCGGCTGCTTCTTGGCGGCCTTCTTCTTCGGCAGCTCTTGCACTTCGGCGTCCTCGCCGCAGGACGCCCTGGCTTTCTGCACCGACTCATCTGTCGGTCAACGGCGGCCCGGCCCGCAGGGTGCTGTTCCCGACGACCTTCCACTTCAACGACTTACAACCAGTACGGCCAGCGCTCCCCGTACGCGCCGGTCGTCGACCAGATCGCGGTGACACCGCTCGCGCAGAAGTAA
- a CDS encoding serine/threonine-protein kinase produces MALSPDLQPQPSQWSSAGLPLDEAIAMCGPLPLPAALQLVGCAAEALRAVHAAGVIHRDLKPSNILLGMSGPWVIDFGIARATDAPQLTRTGGLIGTPQHMSPEHVNGRPLTPATDIFSLGLIAAVAATGCHPYGNGAAITLAAKIASTELRPPDLTGYPERLRPILERCLAVDPASRPAPAELAERCEDACGRPLRDFAGWLPEPLMSEIARREQASRQPPRREPSAAAAAPGRMLLCTVTTDGNLAMLEITGIGDDRHRPDYVTELTLWKMP; encoded by the coding sequence TTGGCGTTGTCGCCTGACCTGCAACCACAACCGTCGCAATGGTCCTCGGCCGGCCTGCCGCTCGACGAGGCGATAGCCATGTGCGGACCGCTGCCGCTGCCCGCGGCCCTGCAGCTCGTCGGTTGCGCCGCGGAGGCGCTGCGCGCCGTGCACGCGGCCGGTGTGATCCACCGCGATCTGAAGCCGAGCAACATCCTGTTGGGCATGAGCGGTCCGTGGGTGATCGACTTCGGAATCGCACGAGCCACTGACGCCCCGCAGCTCACCCGTACTGGGGGGCTCATCGGAACGCCCCAGCACATGTCGCCCGAGCACGTGAACGGACGGCCTCTGACACCCGCGACCGACATCTTCTCGCTGGGCCTGATCGCGGCAGTCGCAGCGACCGGCTGCCACCCCTACGGCAATGGTGCCGCCATCACCCTGGCCGCCAAGATCGCCAGCACCGAATTGCGGCCCCCGGACCTGACCGGCTACCCGGAACGGCTACGGCCCATCCTGGAACGCTGCCTGGCCGTCGACCCGGCCTCCCGGCCCGCCCCCGCCGAACTGGCGGAACGGTGCGAAGATGCCTGCGGCCGGCCGCTTCGCGACTTCGCCGGATGGCTCCCCGAACCACTCATGTCGGAGATCGCCCGCCGCGAACAGGCCTCCCGGCAACCACCCCGACGCGAGCCCTCGGCCGCGGCCGCCGCTCCCGGGCGCATGCTGCTGTGCACCGTCACAACCGACGGCAACCTGGCGATGCTGGAGATCACCGGCATCGGCGATGACCGTCATCGGCCCGACTACGTCACCGAACTGACACTCTGGAAGATGCCCTGA
- a CDS encoding helix-turn-helix domain-containing protein produces the protein MGKARRVTDKDREAVRGLHSEGKGRNQIAEILSRSDRTISTIAKDLEVSFSRATQVRAATEIREADLADRRAALAQRLQDVAERELEKVNKPHIYFDWGGKDHDFDTYDAPDPTPADKPALMGVVATAVDRSLKLAPPKDEDSSGEVGALLLVYVVTAPLGGQLVVVEDLRHRRPQRLRPEVSVGSFVPTGTRTGSIDAEPDKP, from the coding sequence ATGGGCAAGGCACGCCGCGTCACCGACAAGGACCGCGAAGCCGTCCGCGGGCTCCACTCCGAGGGCAAAGGCCGCAACCAGATCGCGGAGATCCTCAGCCGCTCCGACCGGACGATCAGCACCATCGCCAAGGACCTCGAAGTCTCCTTCTCCCGAGCCACCCAGGTCCGGGCCGCCACCGAGATCCGCGAGGCCGACCTCGCCGACCGCCGCGCCGCCCTCGCTCAACGCCTCCAAGACGTCGCCGAACGCGAGCTGGAGAAGGTCAACAAGCCGCACATCTACTTCGACTGGGGCGGCAAAGACCATGACTTCGACACCTACGACGCCCCGGATCCGACCCCGGCCGACAAGCCGGCGCTGATGGGTGTCGTGGCCACCGCCGTAGACCGCTCGCTGAAACTCGCCCCACCGAAGGACGAGGACAGCTCCGGCGAGGTCGGTGCCCTGCTGCTCGTGTACGTCGTGACGGCACCGCTCGGCGGGCAGCTGGTCGTCGTCGAAGACCTACGACACCGTCGCCCCCAACGTCTTCGGCCAGAGGTCTCCGTGGGGTCATTCGTCCCGACTGGGACGCGAACCGGTTCGATCGATGCCGAGCCGGACAAGCCATGA
- a CDS encoding LacI family DNA-binding transcriptional regulator: MNIGEIAQRAGVSRSTVSYALSGKRSVSEETRRKIQQVIDELGYRPNASARALANGRTSTLGLVFPPAGNHYTGMQLDFIGSVVEAAAAYDYDVLLSPSGVDSDRSFQRLLGERRVDGAILMEIRLQDDRVDHLVDARFPAVCIGRTARPDGDWWVGLDHTALAAACVHHLADLGHRRIAFVNRPEHLLRAGYESAHRGLDGFTKAAAERGLTVRTYCCGDDAPSGEACLERILHDDPATTALVTLNEAALGGLYRGLAMAGRHVPRDFSVTGVVAGRWAETVTPQLTAADVPAEQLGRLAVDLLVERLDHPDAAPRHHLLVPPISLRASTGPAHAGSGATA, from the coding sequence GTGAACATCGGTGAGATCGCCCAGCGGGCCGGTGTCTCGCGGAGTACCGTGTCCTACGCTCTGAGCGGCAAGCGCTCGGTGTCGGAGGAGACCCGCCGCAAGATCCAGCAGGTCATCGACGAACTGGGCTACCGGCCCAACGCGAGCGCCCGGGCCCTGGCCAACGGCCGGACCAGCACCCTCGGTCTGGTCTTCCCGCCGGCCGGCAACCACTACACGGGCATGCAGCTGGACTTCATCGGCAGCGTGGTGGAGGCCGCGGCGGCCTACGACTACGACGTGCTGCTCTCCCCGAGCGGCGTGGACAGCGACCGCTCGTTCCAGCGGCTCCTGGGTGAGCGGCGGGTCGACGGCGCGATCCTGATGGAGATCAGGCTCCAGGACGACCGGGTCGACCACCTGGTCGATGCGCGCTTCCCCGCCGTCTGCATCGGCCGCACCGCCCGCCCGGACGGTGACTGGTGGGTCGGCCTGGACCACACCGCACTGGCGGCGGCCTGTGTCCACCACCTCGCCGACCTTGGCCACCGCAGGATCGCGTTCGTGAACCGGCCCGAGCATCTGCTGCGGGCCGGTTACGAGTCGGCGCACCGCGGGCTGGACGGTTTCACGAAGGCCGCGGCGGAGCGCGGGCTCACCGTACGGACGTACTGCTGCGGCGACGACGCTCCCTCCGGTGAGGCGTGTCTCGAGCGCATCCTGCACGACGACCCGGCCACCACGGCGCTGGTCACACTGAACGAGGCCGCGCTGGGCGGCCTCTACCGGGGCCTGGCCATGGCCGGCCGTCATGTACCGCGAGACTTCTCCGTCACCGGGGTGGTGGCAGGCCGGTGGGCGGAGACGGTGACCCCGCAGCTCACGGCGGCGGACGTGCCGGCGGAGCAGCTGGGGCGCCTCGCCGTCGACCTGCTGGTCGAGCGGCTCGATCACCCCGACGCGGCGCCTCGCCATCACTTGCTGGTGCCGCCCATCTCGCTGCGCGCCAGCACCGGTCCCGCCCACGCGGGTTCCGGCGCCACCGCCTGA
- a CDS encoding extracellular solute-binding protein, translating into MNRSPGRRLTAAAMTVIALAAGTTACSSGGSTPSEGADSGTYTIWDPYPQFAKDSAWAKLLDSCGSKAGVKIKRTAFDTSDLTNKVLLAAQQDNSPDVLIVDNPVVSTLAEAGLLTTTDDTKVDTSKADPNLLAAGQSGGKTYGTPIGANTLALYYNKDVLKTAGVDIASIKDWKSLTAALEKVKKAGKKGITFSAIGTEEGSFQFLPWFWGSGAKLTELDSAQGASALSLWTDWLKKGHAPNSVINNTQTTSWQEFASGDYAFAENGTWQLAGAEKAGFDYGVLPIPASGGGNAAAPTGGEFVTVPVQGDTGRYTTAQKLVTCLTSTENLYTTDTTLSYVAPTAEVQNKQVAADAKLKPWVEAVKAARGRTSDDLGTEYPKISEQMWKAIQTALSGAKSPKDALTSAQSAVK; encoded by the coding sequence ATGAACAGATCCCCCGGACGGCGGCTCACCGCTGCGGCCATGACCGTCATCGCCCTCGCCGCCGGCACCACAGCCTGCTCATCCGGCGGCAGCACGCCCTCGGAAGGGGCGGACAGCGGCACCTACACCATCTGGGACCCCTACCCGCAGTTCGCCAAGGACTCGGCGTGGGCGAAACTGCTGGACAGCTGCGGCAGCAAGGCCGGCGTGAAGATCAAGCGGACCGCGTTCGACACCAGCGACCTGACGAACAAGGTGCTCCTGGCGGCGCAGCAGGACAACTCCCCGGACGTGCTCATCGTCGACAACCCCGTGGTCTCGACCCTGGCGGAGGCCGGACTCCTCACCACCACCGACGACACCAAGGTGGACACCTCCAAGGCCGACCCCAACCTGCTCGCGGCCGGCCAGTCGGGCGGGAAGACGTACGGCACTCCCATCGGCGCCAACACCCTCGCCCTCTACTACAACAAGGACGTCCTCAAGACCGCGGGCGTCGACATCGCCTCGATCAAGGACTGGAAGTCACTGACGGCGGCGCTGGAGAAAGTGAAGAAGGCCGGCAAGAAGGGCATCACCTTCTCAGCGATCGGCACCGAGGAGGGCAGCTTCCAGTTCCTGCCGTGGTTCTGGGGCTCGGGCGCCAAGCTCACCGAACTCGACTCCGCCCAGGGCGCCTCAGCGCTGTCCCTGTGGACCGACTGGCTGAAGAAGGGCCACGCGCCCAACTCGGTCATCAACAACACCCAGACCACCAGCTGGCAGGAGTTCGCGAGCGGCGACTACGCCTTCGCGGAGAACGGCACCTGGCAGCTCGCGGGCGCCGAGAAGGCCGGCTTCGACTACGGCGTCCTCCCCATCCCGGCCTCCGGCGGAGGCAACGCCGCGGCCCCGACCGGCGGCGAGTTCGTCACCGTCCCCGTCCAGGGCGACACCGGCCGCTACACCACGGCACAGAAGCTGGTGACCTGCCTGACCAGCACCGAGAACCTCTACACCACCGACACCACCCTGTCCTACGTCGCCCCCACGGCCGAGGTCCAGAACAAGCAGGTCGCGGCCGACGCCAAGCTGAAGCCCTGGGTCGAGGCGGTCAAGGCGGCCAGGGGACGCACCAGCGACGACCTCGGCACCGAGTACCCCAAGATCTCCGAGCAGATGTGGAAGGCGATCCAGACCGCACTCAGCGGGGCCAAGTCGCCGAAGGACGCGCTCACTTCGGCGCAGAGCGCGGTCAAGTGA